AAACCGGCCGGGGCGTGACAAGCGAGCGTTGCGGTGTGCGGGTTTCAGGACCCGATTCGATCAAATCTCTTTCTTCGGTTGGTTTGCACATCATATAAGAACTCTTATATGATATTCGAACTCATACATTATTTGCGACGGATCGATGGTCTGCCGCAGTGCGAACCGAAGGAGATGCGTGCTATGTCCGAATGTCTGTTTCTTGCCGGAGCCACGGGCGCCATCGGGCGCCGGGTTGCGCCGCTGTTCGTTGCGGCCGGCTGGCGCGTGGTGGGCACCACACGTGCGCCGGAGAAGGCGCGTTTGCTGCGCGAGCTGGGCGTGGAACCGGTGGTCGTGGACGTGTTCGATGCGTTGGCGCTGCATGACGCGCTGGCGGCCGCACGGCCCCAGGTGGTGGTGCATCAACTAACGGATCTGCCGCCGGGTCTCGACCCCGCCCGCATGGCCGAAGCGGCACAGCGCAATGCGCGCATTCGCGACGAGGGCACGCGCAATCTGGTGGCCGCTGCGGTGGCGGCAGGGGCGCGGCGCCTGCTGGCGCAAAGCATCGGCTGGGCCTATGCGGAGGGTCCTTTGCCGCACGCCGAAGACGATCCGCTCGATACGGATTTCGACGGTCCACGCGGCGTCACGCTGCGCGGCGTGGCGAGCCTCGAGCGCCAGGTGCTCGAGGCGCCGCTGGACGCCATCGTGCTGCGCTATGGGCGGCTCTATGGTCCGGGCACCGGGTTCGATGCGGCGGCAGGCGCCGCGCCGATCCACATCGACGCGGCCGCGCACGCCACGGCACTCGCGTTGGCGCGTGGTACACCCGGCATCTACAACATCGCCGAAGACGATGGCACGCTAGCCTGCGACAAGGCGCAACGCGTGCTGGGCTGGAGCGCCGGCAGCGTGGTGGCGCAGTAGGCCAGCGGCCTAACGCCAACGCCGGATCGCTCCGTTCAAGCCTGGGCGGCTTCAACCGCCCACACCGACACCCCGGCCGAAGCAATCGCAAACCGGTGTTGCGAGCCCAGGCGCAAACGGGTGTCCTCGCTGGCGATATCGAAGAACGCACCGCCTATCTCCACACGGATATAACGCTCGCCGCGCCGCAGTTCGATGGCGTCGATGGTGCCCAGGTGAGGACCGTCAGGCGCCACCACCAGCGCGTGCGACGACACGCGCCACATCACCCGCCGGCCGGCGGCGATCGAATGCGCGGCCGTCGCGCTTGTCTTCACCCGCAGACCGTCGCCGATTTCGAGCACGCCGTCCTCGCGCATCACCCCTTCGCCGACGTTGTGCAGACCGAGCAGTTCCGCGACCCGCATCGTCGCGGGCTGTTCGTAGACCGTATCGATCGGACCCGCCTGCAGCACGCGTCCGGTTTCGATCACCAGCACTTCGTCGGCGAGCAGCGCGGCTTCGTCGGGATCGTGCGTGACGAGAATCGTCACCGCGGCGATCTCGCGCTGCAAGGCGCGCAACGACTGCTGCAAACGCCGGCGGCGCGGCGTATCGAGCGCGGCGAACGGCTCGTCGAACAGCAGGAGCTGACTGTGGCGCGTCAAGGCCCGCGCAAGCGCCACGCGCTGACGCTGACCGAACGAGAGCTGATGCGGCACCCGCCCGACCAGTGTGGCGAGGCCCAGATGGTCGAGCCAATAGCGCGCGCTGGCCGCGTCCGCATCCACCGGAAAGGTCAGTTGCCGAGCGACCGTCATATGCGGAAACAGGCCGTAGTCCTGCGGCATGTAGCCGATCTGGCGCCGCTCGGGCGGCAACGCATCCAGATCCGTCGTGCCGAGGCGAACCGAGCCGCTTTCGTTGGGCTCGAGTCCCGCGATCAGACGCAGCGCCAGCGATTTGCCGGAGCCCGACGGCCCGATGATGGCGAGACGCCGGGTGGCCGGCGCCCAGGCAATGTCGAGATCGAAGGCGCCGAGATGGCGGGTCAACCGGAAGGCGAGCCGTAGTGGAACGGCTTCGGCGGCCGGCGGCTGGCCGACGGGCTGGACGGCCTCGTCGCCGTTTTCAGGTTCGATCGCGCCGCTCTGGCGCCGGCTGTACAGCGACAACGCGGCGCAAACAATCGCGATGGTCAGCGTGGGCAGCAGCAAGGGCATCATGGCCGGCAAGCCCTGGCCGCCGAACACGACGTAGGTATAAACCGGCAGCGAATACGGGTGATACGCCACCATCACGGTTGCGCCGAATTCGCCGAAGGCACGCAGCCACGCCAGTGCAAGTCCTGCGCGTATGGCCGGCCACGCCGCGGGAAGGATGACGCGAAAAAACCGGCTGCCAGCATGATGGCCGAGCGTGGCGGCGACGTCGTCGAAGACCGGATCGACAGCGGCAAACGCCGACTTCGCCGCGATGATCAGGAACGGTGCGGCGACGAAGGTCTCCGCGAGCACGATGCCGGCAAACGAGTCGGTCAGCGTGCCGCCCGTCAGGCGGCCAATGCCGCTATACGGTCCGAGCAGAAACAGCAGCAGCACGCCGCTCGTGAGCGGCGGCAGCGCGAGCGGCAACTGCACGACAAAGCCGAGCACCGCGACCTTGCGCGAGTTGGAGCGCGCCAGAAAATAGCCGAGCGGCACGCCGCCCAGCAGGATCACCAGCGAGGCGACGCTCGCGCTCGCCGCGGAGACGCCCACTGCCGACCAGGTGGCGTGCCAGTCGACGCTGGCCCAGTCGGCCGCGCCGAGCTGGGGCACGCTGGCGATGAACGGCGCACACAGATACGCCGCGAGCAACGCGGCCAGCCAGAAAAGCGGCCGGGCCGCGATGCGCTTCATGCCGTTACTGCGCTGCGTCGATCACGGCCTGCACCGAGGGCGGAACCGCCTGCCCATTGCCGGTGACAACAGGCTTGATCACGTCCACGCCATGCTGCTTCAACAGCGCGCGACCTTGCTCGCTCAGCAGGAAATCGACGAAGCGCGCGGCGCCTGCGTTGTTCGGCGCGTCGCTGAGGATCGTCAGCGTGTAGCTGGCCTTGGCCGCCAGTTCGGGAGCGGGCTGGAACGCGGGGATCTTCAGGTCCGACGTTTCGGTGGAGTAGAAGAAGCCGGCGTCGAGCTGGCCCGATTGCAGGCGTCCGACGAGCGTTTCTTCAGGCAATACCTGAGCGGGATTCTCCGCGTCGCCAAGCGTCTTTTCGACGAGATCCGGTTGATGGTAGAGCTCGGCTGCCTTCGTCATCATTTCAACCGTGAACGCGCCCTTCGGATCGAGCTTCGGATCCGTGCGGCCGATACGGATACCCGGCTCTTGCAGCACCTGCTCCCAGCGCTTCGTCTTGAAGTCGGCGGCGAACTTGCTCTTCGGGTTGTAGCCGATCATCAACGGCGACTCGGCGAAGTTGACGTACCAGCTCACATGGTCGCCGTTCTCGGCGCCCATCAGGCTCTGGTTGACCTTCGGACTTGCGCTGATGAACACGTCGCCACGGCGCAGCTTGCCCTTGATTTCGTTGGCGATCTTGTTCGAACCCGCCGCGTAGCCGCGGAACTGCAGACCGGTGGATTTCTCGAAAGCGGGTCCGACGCTGCGCTCCATCAGGTTGACCAGCGAGCCGGCGTACAGCACGTTGACGGTGTTGTCCTGGGCGAAACTGGGGGTGGCGGCCGCCATGCTGGCGACTATTGTGAAAGATGCGAGCAGCTTGCGAATCATGCCATTTCCCGTAGCGTTATAAAGAACGCTATATTACGACGCCGCAGCGGAATGTGGGTCGAATCGCCCGCCGCCGGGCATGGCCTTGACGATATATCCGGTATGTCGCACGCCCATCCGCCGGGCTGGGCGGAGCGCGGCGTAATATATGCCAGAATACAGCGTAGCGAGGGGCGTGGCGCGCTGTGTGGCGTGCTTTGTGGCGTGTTATGCGACGCATGCGCCGAGGCCGGTGCCGCGCGCGGTCATGCGTCCTTATGACGCGTTCTTTCGCGCGCTTTGTGCGTGCCTTGTGCTGGAACCATGCCGTACCCAATGCCGGAGGAGGATCTGCAAGCATGGAACTGATGAATCTGGGCGTCGGACCGGCGCCCCTGGTGCCCGAGGCGGCCGCCGGCGATTTCGTCCTGACCGGCCATGTGCTGCGTCCGTTGTCCTTATCCGTGGAACAGCTGCGCGGCTACAGCAGCATGCTGGCCGCGCCGTTCGACCTGCGCTGCTTTACGACCAACCGCTATATTCGCCGTGTGGGCCGGTACCGTGGCGTGGGCCTGACCGACCTGATCTCGGAGGCCGGTTTGCGTAACGATGCGCCGGGCGATTTCAAGCGGATGGTGTTCGTCGCCGCCGCGCACGACGGCTATGCGGTGACCTTCTCGTGGCACGAACTGTTCAATACGCCGGTGGGTGCGAGCGCGCTGATCGCCTATGAATGCGACGGCGAGCCCTTGAGCGTCGAAGACGGCGCGCCGGTCCTGTTTTCCGGCGCGGACATCATGGCGGCGCCGCGGCATGTCAAGCGGCTGAGGCGGATCGACGTGCAGGTGCTGCGCCCGCTGTAGTGCATTGGCAAGTTTCGCGTGGGGGGCAGGCGCCCACGCGGTTGGAGGTACCTGGGCGCCCATGCCCCAGCGGTTCAATTTGTGGGGTTCGCCCACGGGTCTTTGTAGAAAGTCTTCCCTTTGTCAACGACACCGAGTGCCTGCAAAGTATCGTTGATGGCATCCAGCAAACCAACGTCTTCTGCGGTAGCTTTTTTTTGCTGTACCCGCCGCAGTGCCAGAAAAAACGCTAACTTTCCAAATGAGACCTCGTCAGTGGCGCTCCCTCCCTTGACGATCTTCGCAGCACACTCGTTGATCTTGTCTTCCACAAGCTGAGCCAGTTCCATACTATTCTCCGCGACAACCTAGTGTCAAAACAGGTTAAGAGGGTCCCGCCTTCCATTCATTCAATATGGACAACGAATGTTTTTTGGGGGGCTGCGCCTAAAAAACACGCAGAAATGGTTCGGCAGGAAATGCATTGTGCGATGACATCCAGCGAACGCCATACGCAGCGAAACCCGGTGTGCCGATAGACCAAGTATAGCGATTGATGGCGCTGGCGCTCATCGTGCGACGACTCGTCACGGCTTCCTGACGGGCGCTCCGCAGTCGTACGCCAATGAGTCACCTCGCCACAGTTGCCGCGCGTGCGCGGTCAAGGTTTTCGAGTGTTGCCTCGCGGGCGGCTTCGTGTATGCTTTCGCGCATGGCTGAATCCGCGAAAACCAGATCCGTCCCGGCGAAAAATGTCGGCGTCAAAACAGGCAATCGAGCAGGCAATCGAGCCGGCACTAAAACTGTCGCCCGAGTTGACGCCGGGGCCCCGACCCCAACCGCCTCCCCGGCCCGCACCAGAACGCGGCCCGAGGTGCGTTTCCGCATGCGCATTCGCAAGGGCGATACCGTGGCGCTCGGACCGGGCAAGGTCGAATTGCTCGAAGCGGTGCGCGAGCACGGTTCGATCTCGGCTGCGGCGCGCAGTCTCGACATGTCGTACCGGCGTGCCTGGTTGCTGATCGACGAGTTGAACCAGTCGCTCAAGTCGCCGGCGACAGTGTCGGAACAGGGCGGGCAGAGCGGCGGCGGCTGCGTGCTGACGCAGGTCGGCGAGAACATCGTGCGTCTCTATCGCGGTGTCGAGGCGCAAGCCGAAGCGGCCTGTGCCAAACAGATCGACGAGCTGATCCGGTTGATCCGGGCCTGACGCGGCTTGCCGCAAGGTCAGGCGAACTCAACGCGCCTCAGCCGCGCACTTACCCGTGCCTTAGCCGTGCCGCAGGCAAAACGCCGAGGGCGGTCGCGCGCTTGCCGCGGCGTTCTGCGCCGCGCTCCGATCGCTTTGCAGGCGCGAGAACAAATCGATAAAACTGGCGACGCTCGCCGTGCGCAGCGGGTGATAGTCCACCTGATGACGCTCGCATACCCGCTTGAGCATATTCATCGAATCGTGATCGATGCAGTCCACCGGGAAGACCACCAGGTCGGCGCCGGGCAGCGCAGCCGCCAGCAGGCCTTTGCGATCTTCCACCCCGCCGTCGTGCACGACCAGTTCGCCACCGGCCGACGCCACCAGCGCCTTGAGCGCCGCGTTCGAACCGGGCCGGCCGCCGACATACACCACCCGCTTGCCCGCCACATCCGCGAGTCCCGCACGGCGCGCGTCCGGCCGATCCAGCGCATCGAGCGTCGCCCGCTCGAGCGCATGGCATTCCGCCTGAACCGTCTTCAGCAAGTCGAGCGCCTGATCGCGGCTCTCGCGCAGCGCCTCGGCCGTTTCCTGCTCCTGCAGCGCGCGCTGTTCCGCGGCTTCGCGGCGGCTCGTGTGCAGCGCGAGCCGCTGGTCGGCTTCCGCGAGTTTCTCCTGCAAGGCCTTGACCTCATCCGCGAGGCCGGCGGTGTCGTTCGACCCCTGGCGGCTCGCCTGGGCCGTCAGTTTGACGATCTGTTCGCTTAGCTGCGCGGTGACCGCATCGCGCTGCGTGCTGATCTCATGCAGGCGGCTCTGTTGCCGCTCAATCTTGTCCCGCAGCGCGGCGTTTTCCTCTTCGAGCGCCACGAGGCGCCGGATGTCCGCGCGATTCGCCGCGCCCACCAGGTGCGACAGCATATGCAGTTCGCCGAAGGCCGCCTGACGAACCGGCATCGTGGCGTACGGGTGGGTCATCAGCGCCCAGTAGGCCGGTGGAATGTCGCCGTTCTTGAGCGACTCGTTCCACAGCGCCAGCACCGCCTCTTCATCGCGCGCCTGCTCGAAGCGGCGGATGGCGCCGGCATAGCGTTCGTCGAGCGCCTTGTGCAGCGCCTTGCCGCCCGCGCCGCCCGCAATGGCGAGTTCGACCGCGGCGTGGTGAATCTCCAGGTCGCTGGCCTGCTGGCGATCGAGATCGGTGAAGCGCGGCACCAGCTTGCGCAATTCGTGCGTGCTGAGGCAGGTTCCGATGACCGAGCAATGCAGATGGGGATCGAGCTCCGCCAGCCGGGTGCGGCGCTTCGAGCCGGCGAGTTGCGCGGCGGAGGGCGGCGCGCAGCAGGCGTCGGCCGCGCGCAGACGGGTGCCGGCGCTATCGTCGGCGCGGCTGGCGTCGGCGGTTCGGGCGAGGCGAAATGGGGGAGCTTGCATGATGACCTCGAATCCGGTTCCGGTGTCAGGACTCGCCGGCGAGATGCACCGGATGACCTCGAGGCTGCCACCATCAATCACAGTACCGCAATATATCATCGAATATAGCGGTGGGCAGAGGGCGGGCGGCCCGGTGGCGTACCCCTAGACGTCGGAAGACAGCGCCAGCGGCGCCCTGGCGTGCTGCTCCAGCACATGCTCGACGCACAGGCCCACGAAGGTCGCGTCGAGACGCTCCAGTTCCGCGGCGGCCTTGCGCAGCGCGGCGTGGTTGTTGCTATGGGCGTCGGAGAAGATCGCGTCGCGCAGTTGTTCCGCCGAGCGCGCTTCTTCGACCGCCGTCCTCAACTCGGAAAAGCGCCTGAAACCGGCCGCCTTGCCTTGCTCGGCGAGGATCGACAGCAACTGGTTGAAGGAAGGCGAGCCTGAGGCGCCGGCCGACGGGAAACTGCCCTGGCCGTCGGCAAACATCTGCACAAAGCGCAACACGCTGCCGTAAAGGCGTCTGAAAGCATCGACGACGTCACGGATCAGTTCCGCGCGCCCACGGTCGGGCGCGACTTTCAACGCGGTGATCGTGGTTGAAAGGCTCTTCGCGGACCGGTCGCGGCGTTCCGATGCGTCGGACAGGGTGGATCGACTGCGCACCAATCTGGGCTCCGGGAGTTGTCTTGGAAGGGGTGTCCTGCAACGTTGGCCGAGCGTGTCGGGGCGCATGAATCGTTGTACGCGCCGGTCGACCGCTGCCAACCGTCATATTCCGTAGGATATAACGAATGGCCGCGCAAGTGGTAGACGCTGCGCCGGCGAGTACTGCGCTGCTGATGGCTTGCTGTAGCCCGCGCGGCTGCGGGGAGCGGCCGGACAGGTTGGGCACGCAACGGCACGCAGCGGCGCGCTCGGGCAACTGGCCCGCCCAAGGTAGTGGCCGCTCTCCAGAGAGACGCATGAGTTTGAATGGCACAATGCAGAACCTGCAGTGCGTTTGCCGGTGCTGTTCAGACTCGTACGGTCGTGAGGAGAAGGTCCATGGCGTTTTCCGCTTTGCTCGTGTTTGCGCTGGCCTTGGGTGTCGCGGCGGCGTCGCCCGGTCCGGGTATCGCCGCGCTCGTCTCGCGTGTGCTGACACACGGTTTCCGTGACGTGCTGCCGTTTCTCGTCGCCATGTGGCTCAGCGAGGTCGTGTGGCTCACCTGTGCGGTGGCCGGCCTGGCGGTGATTGCCCGCACCTTCGCACTGCTGTTCACGATCCTGAAGTTTGCCGGCGTCGCCTACCTGCTGTTTCTCGCCTGGAAAATGTGGTTTGCGCCCATCGGTGGCGAAGAAGCGCATCTGCCGAGCGGGCAATCGCCGTCACGCATGTTCCTTGCGGGCCTGACGATCGGTTTCAGCAATCCGAAAGTCATGGTTTTCTATCTTGCGCTGTTGCCCACCCTCGTGGATATTTCGCGTGTGAGCGTGTTCGCCTGGTTCGAACTGACATTGACGGCGCTCGCCGTCCTGATCACGGTAGATCTTGCCTGGACGCTGCTCGCCGCGCGTGCGCGCAAGCTGCTGACAGGCCGGCGCGCGGCCAGAATCGCCAGGCGGGCGAGCGCGACGATGATGGCAGGCGCAGCGGTGGCGATTGCCACACGCTAGTGCGTCCTTGCGACGCCTTTTCCAGACTCCAATCCGTTTCAAACGGGAACAACACTAACGATGAGTCATCCCCACACCGAGTTGATCGAACGCTTCTATGAAGCCTTCCAGAAGTGCGACGCCGAAGCCATGGGCGCGTGCTATGCCGACGACGTCGTCTTCAGCGATCCCGTCTTCGGCGAGCTGCGCGGTGAAGAAGCGCGCGACATGTGGCGCATGCTGGTGCAGCGCGCCCAGGCGTTTTCGCTGACGTTCGACGCCGTCGAGGCCAACGAGCGCACCGGGCGTGCCCATTGGGTGGCGCGTTATCTGTTCAGCCAGACCGGCCGCAGCGTGGTCAACCGGATCGACGCGCAGTTCGTGTTCCGCGACGGCCGCATTGCCGAGCATCGCGATACCTTCGATCTGTGGCGCTGGTCGCGCCAGGCACTGGGATTCAAGGGGATGTTGCTGGGGTGGACACCTTTCGTGCAACGGGCGATCCGCGCGCAGGCGAGAAAGGGCCTCGATGCTTACCGGGCGAGGCGCGCCTGAGATATCACCGCGCGGCGCTGCGAGGCTGGCCATCCGGCCTACTTGCAGGAGATCGGGCAGATGATGCAGTATTTCGTCAGCAGGCGCGCCGTGTCCGAGCGGCGATTCGCTGTGGTTCACGGCGATGGGCGGGGCGCGCCGAATCATCAAGATCAAAGGGACGAATAGCTATGCCTGTCGTGGATGCGGCCTGGGAGGATTGGCTGGCCACCAATGCGAAGCGCGGCTGCACCGTGGATTCGATGGTGGAAGCGATGGTTGGGGCGGGTTTCGATTCGCTGTCGGCGAGCGCGGCGGTGCAGCGCGCGCTCGGCGCTGGCTTGGGCGGAGCGAGGACGGCCGAGGCCGAAGGCGGTACCCAGGCGCGCCTCGTCAAGGCGGCGCCGGCCGATTACCAGTACGATGCGTCGCCGGTGCCGGGCGGCAATCTGATCCGCGCGTTCGACCGCGACGTGAAGGTGCTGATGCGTTGCGAGCGGCCGCAAGTGATCGTCTTTGGCGACGTGCTCTCGCCCGACGAGTGCGCCGAGATGATCGAGCGTTCGCGGCACCGACTCAAGCGTTCGACCACGGTCAACCCGGAGACGGGCCAGGAAGACGTGATCCGCAACCGCACCAGCGAGGGCATCTGGTTTCAGCGCGGGGAAGATGCGTTCATCGAACGTATCGACCAGCGGATCGCCAGCCTGATGAACTGGCCGGTCGAGAACGGTGAAGGCCTGCAGATTCTGCACTACAACACGAGCGGCGAATACCGCCCGCACTTCGACTATTTTCCGCCGGATCAGCAGGGCAGCGCTGTGCATACGGCACGCGGCGGCCAACGGGTGGCGACGCTCATCGTCTACCTCAACGATGTCGAGAACGGCGGAGAGACGATTTTTCCGGAGGCGGGGTTGTCGGTTGCCGGCAGACAGGGCGGTGCGGTGTATTTCCGCTACCTGAACGGCTTGCGGCAACTCGATCCGCTCACCCTGCACGGCGGTGCGCCGGTGCTGGGCGGCGAGAAATGGATCATGACGAAGTGGATGCGGGAGCGGGAGTACCGGTAATGCGCGGAGGGCTCACACGAGCCCTCCGTCAACCGTCCGCCAAGGCCCGCCAAACTTACCCGGCTTGCAGCGCCTTGCCGCGCTCGGCGTCCTGGCCGACTTCGCGCAGCACCGCATCGAAGAAATGCGCTTGCGCGTCGGCATCCGAGCGCGCGTAAGCACGGTTGATCCCGCTGATCACGGCGCGGATCGACGCCGTAATCAGGTTCGCGTCGATGCCCACGCCGAACGCGTTCCCCACCACTTGCGCGCCGGCCATTTCGGCAATCGCAATGGCTTTGGCGTCGGCGCCTTGCGTGAGCGCGCGTTCCTCGTAGTGCTGGATCCGCACAGGGGTGCGCAGCGCGTGCATCAGCGCGTCGAGCGGGCCGTTGCCTTCACCGGCCAGCACCGTGCGCACGCCGGCGATGTCCACCGTCAGCTTGATGCGTTCGCGGCCGCCGTCTTCCGAGAGTGCATGGCCGATGTAGCGCAGCGGGGCGACGCTGCGCACGTACTCGTCCTGGAACACTTCCCAGATCTGCTGGGCGCTGACTTCCTGGCCGCTGTCGTCGGTGACCCGCTGGACAGCCGAGCTGAAGTCCACCTGCAGACGGCGCGGCAGCACCACACCATGGGTCTGCTCGAGCAGATAGGCGATGCCGCCTTTGCCCGACTGGCTGTTGACGCGGATGATCGAATCGTAGGTGCGGCCCAGATCGCGCGGGTCGACCGGCAGATAGGGCATTTCCCACACCGCATCGTCCTTCTGCACGGCAAAGCCTTTCTTGATGGCGTCCTGGTGCGAGCCGGAGAAGGCCGTGAATACCAGGTCTCCAACATACGGATGGCGCGGGTGCACCGGCAATTGCGTGCATTCCTCGGCGGTGCGGGCGACTTCGTTGATATGCGAGAAGTCGAGGCCAGGATCGACGCCTTGCGTGTACAGATTGAGCGCGAGCGTGACGAGGTCCACGTTACCGGTGCGTTCGCCGTTGCCGAACAGGCACCCTTCGATGCGGTCGGCGCCGGCCATTACGGCCAGTTCCGCCGCCGCGACCGCCGTGCCGCGATCGTTGTGCGGATGGACCGACAGCAGCAGCGAGTCGCGTCGCGCGAGGTTGCGATGCATCCACTCGATCTGGTCGGCGTAGAAATTCGGCGTGCCGATTTCGACGGTGGCCGGCAGGTTGACGATGGCCTTGCGCTCGGGCGTCGGCTGCCAGACGTCGAAGACCGCGTCGCAGACTTCCTTGGCGAAATCGAGTTCGGTGGCCGTGAAGGTCTCCGGGCTGTATTGCAGCGTGAAGGCCGTTTCCGGCGTCGCGTCCACCAGACGCTTCATCGTGCGCGCGGCGTTCACAGCCAGTTGCTTGACGCCATCGCGCTCGAGTCCGAAGACGATCTTGCGGAATTCCGGCGCGGTGGCGTTGTACAGGTGGACGATCGCACGCGGAACGCCGCGCAGCGATTCGAAGGTGCGTTCGATCAGGTCGTCGCGCGCCTGGGTGAGCACTTCGATCGTCACGTCGTCGGGGATATGGCCGCCTTCGATCAGCTCGCGCACGAAATTGAAGTCGGTGTCCGACGCCGACGGGAAAGCGACTTCAATCTCCTTGAAGCCGATTTGCACCAGCGTCTTGAACATGCGCATCTTGCGCTGGGCGTTCATCGGCTCGAACAAGGCCTGATTGCCGTCGCGCAGATCGGTGCTCATCCAGATCGGCGCATGCGTGATGGTGCGCGAGGGCCAGGTGCGATCCGGCAAGTTGACGGGAGTGAAGGGGCGGTACTTGGTGGCGGGATTTTTCAACATGATGGGCTCGTGTGGGTTCAGAAAAGACGTGAAGGGATCGAAACGAAGAGAGGCAAAGACGGACGGTGCGACGACGCGTGACAGCGCTGGCCTCGCTGGCCAACCGGGCCACTGACCGTGCGCGAAGACTGGGCCGGCCGCGTCGACGTTGCGGCAGCCCGGCAAAGCAAAGAAGGAATTCTGTAGTGGTTCATCAGTCCGTTGCCCGGTGAGCAATCCATGGAGCGTGAAAGGAACGAGACGAAGCACGGCCGCCGGTTGGCAACCGGGGCAAGGTCAGCAAAGCTTGGGAGTTAGTGACGCTTCAGTTGCGTTAGCAGGAAGCGCGTAGCAGCAGACCTAGCCCGGTAGAGCGGGCTAGTAGTAGGAGGGATAGCAGGGTCTGTGCGCGGAACATGGCCGTAATGGAATCACAAACGGCGAGGCGAGTCAAGCAATGCTTGCGCGGTGCGTCAGGGCGGGCAGTCATGTGGACGGCCAGGTTCATTGGCCCGCCGTGTTGCCAAGCGGGCGCGTGGACAGGTCCTTGAGCGCCGTCCAGCAGTTGCTGTAACCCATGCGCAGGATCATCAGGCCGATCACGCCGGCGGCGACGTGATCGAGCATCGGCAAGCCGGCCATGCTGCCGATAATCCCCAGCGTCGCGACCAGCGCGGAGAACGCATCGAGCCGGGCATGCCATGCGCTGGCGAGCAGAATGCTGGAGTGGGTTCGATGTGCTTCGGCGCGCATGTAGCGGAACAGCGCTTCCTTGGCGAACATCACGAAGAGGGCGACGATGAGCGCGCTTGCCCGC
Above is a genomic segment from Paraburkholderia phenazinium containing:
- the leuA gene encoding 2-isopropylmalate synthase, which codes for MLKNPATKYRPFTPVNLPDRTWPSRTITHAPIWMSTDLRDGNQALFEPMNAQRKMRMFKTLVQIGFKEIEVAFPSASDTDFNFVRELIEGGHIPDDVTIEVLTQARDDLIERTFESLRGVPRAIVHLYNATAPEFRKIVFGLERDGVKQLAVNAARTMKRLVDATPETAFTLQYSPETFTATELDFAKEVCDAVFDVWQPTPERKAIVNLPATVEIGTPNFYADQIEWMHRNLARRDSLLLSVHPHNDRGTAVAAAELAVMAGADRIEGCLFGNGERTGNVDLVTLALNLYTQGVDPGLDFSHINEVARTAEECTQLPVHPRHPYVGDLVFTAFSGSHQDAIKKGFAVQKDDAVWEMPYLPVDPRDLGRTYDSIIRVNSQSGKGGIAYLLEQTHGVVLPRRLQVDFSSAVQRVTDDSGQEVSAQQIWEVFQDEYVRSVAPLRYIGHALSEDGGRERIKLTVDIAGVRTVLAGEGNGPLDALMHALRTPVRIQHYEERALTQGADAKAIAIAEMAGAQVVGNAFGVGIDANLITASIRAVISGINRAYARSDADAQAHFFDAVLREVGQDAERGKALQAG